The following coding sequences are from one Streptomyces sp. NBC_01485 window:
- the eccB gene encoding type VII secretion protein EccB, whose product MASRRDQLNAYTFAKRRMLAAFLQPSPDGSEEGAPRPLRAILPGIVVGVIVMAVFGAWGMFKPTAPKGWDLPNAKVIVASKSTTRYVVLRTGEEVQLHPVLNMASAKLLLDEGQGDVVTVSESVLDSGKIPHGVTVGIPYAPDRLPSASEAGTGKRWVVCERPSAGGGDSVQKAALVLAAREKKATEGAERLHGGQLLYVADPDGKRYVVDANGTAYPVGKSDELLLRAVVGSGREPQRVSAEWLATLHRGDPIAFPDVPGQPGASADVPGSLDESADRVGTVLKAFDNNKEQYYVVLSGRVAPVSAFVAQLLLFSKELAPLGQAGHARETSPGAIVPGQAFGTERRWPTGDPLPVNEASSAAGSRSTICTVLRGVNAGSGATTLSTWAGTEFPAQFPTGSSSAYVTPGSGQLYRQFQGEETKAGPVFLVTDTGLRYVLQSNGDSATDDAGIGTTAKKREQLQQEAKQAQTLLGYKDVDPAPIPAAWSEFLPTGPRLSTAAARQPQGS is encoded by the coding sequence ATGGCATCTCGGCGCGACCAGCTCAACGCCTACACCTTCGCGAAGCGCCGGATGCTCGCGGCCTTTCTGCAGCCGTCGCCCGACGGCTCGGAGGAGGGGGCGCCGCGCCCGCTGCGCGCGATCCTGCCCGGCATCGTCGTCGGGGTGATCGTCATGGCCGTCTTCGGGGCATGGGGCATGTTCAAGCCGACCGCGCCGAAGGGCTGGGATCTGCCCAACGCCAAGGTGATCGTCGCGAGCAAGTCGACCACGCGCTACGTCGTCCTGCGGACCGGCGAAGAGGTCCAACTGCACCCGGTCCTCAACATGGCCTCCGCCAAACTGCTCCTCGACGAGGGACAGGGCGACGTGGTGACCGTCTCGGAGTCCGTCCTCGACAGCGGCAAGATCCCGCACGGCGTGACCGTCGGCATTCCGTACGCCCCCGACCGGCTGCCGTCGGCGTCCGAGGCCGGTACCGGGAAGCGCTGGGTGGTCTGCGAGCGGCCGAGCGCGGGGGGCGGGGACTCCGTCCAGAAGGCCGCGCTGGTCCTGGCCGCCCGGGAGAAGAAGGCGACCGAGGGCGCGGAGCGGCTGCACGGTGGCCAACTGCTCTACGTGGCGGACCCGGACGGCAAGCGCTACGTCGTCGACGCGAACGGTACGGCGTACCCCGTCGGCAAGAGCGACGAGTTGCTGCTGCGCGCGGTGGTCGGTTCCGGCCGGGAGCCCCAGCGGGTGTCCGCGGAATGGCTGGCGACCCTGCACCGGGGCGACCCGATCGCCTTCCCGGACGTTCCCGGGCAGCCGGGCGCATCGGCCGACGTGCCCGGCTCGCTCGACGAGTCGGCCGACAGGGTCGGCACGGTGCTCAAGGCGTTCGACAACAACAAGGAGCAGTACTACGTGGTGTTGAGCGGCCGGGTCGCCCCCGTGTCCGCGTTCGTCGCCCAACTTCTGCTGTTCAGCAAGGAACTGGCCCCGCTCGGCCAGGCCGGTCACGCCCGGGAGACGAGCCCCGGCGCGATCGTCCCGGGCCAGGCCTTCGGCACCGAGCGCCGCTGGCCGACCGGGGATCCTTTGCCGGTCAACGAGGCGTCGTCGGCCGCCGGGAGCCGCAGCACGATCTGCACCGTCCTGCGCGGCGTGAACGCCGGGTCGGGCGCCACGACCCTGAGCACCTGGGCGGGCACGGAGTTCCCGGCCCAGTTCCCCACCGGCTCCTCCAGTGCCTACGTCACACCGGGCTCCGGCCAGCTCTACCGCCAGTTCCAGGGCGAGGAGACCAAGGCCGGCCCGGTCTTCCTGGTCACCGACACGGGCCTGCGCTACGTGCTGCAGTCCAACGGCGACAGCGCGACGGACGACGCGGGCATCGGCACCACCGCGAAGAAGCGCGAGCAACTCCAGCAGGAGGCGAAGCAGGCCCAGACCCTGCTGGGCTACAAGGACGTCGACCCGGCGCCGATCCCGGCCGCCTGGTCGGAGTTCCTGCCCACCGGCCCGCGCCTGTCGACGGCGGCGGCACGCCAGCCGCAGGGCTCGTGA
- the mycP gene encoding type VII secretion-associated serine protease mycosin — MATRTTVLRTTLVAAATLLATATVLAPPAAAAPAAPAAGELPYSDQCTFPNGEYPGRPWALQRVLLDELWSRSQGKGARVAVIDTGVDVKNPQLTHAVDVKAGRNLLPRNLKDDDGDPIERGDENGTTDTVGHGTKVAGIIAARPLDGTGFVGLAPEATIIPVQQNDAEGHGTTETLAAAIQYAIDAKADVVNISQDTSNAVKPTSDLERVIDTALDAGIVVVASAGNDGLGGNVKETYPASYDGVLAVAASDRNNERASFSQSGDFVGVAAPGVDMISTVPQGGHCSDNGTSFAAPYVAGVAALLKARHPDWTAREIVAQIEQTAERTIAGHDRLVGWGVVDPVRALTEDDRPIESPSPEDGLGKAEAPSAARFQIGETPDERNTRLATYVVVAAAVLAAGLGGTAVAIRDARRRARRVAGAE, encoded by the coding sequence ATGGCGACGCGTACGACGGTGCTGCGTACGACGCTGGTGGCGGCCGCGACCCTCCTAGCCACGGCGACGGTCCTCGCGCCCCCCGCGGCGGCGGCACCGGCCGCGCCGGCCGCGGGCGAACTGCCGTACTCGGACCAGTGCACGTTCCCCAACGGCGAGTACCCGGGCCGCCCCTGGGCGCTGCAGCGCGTCCTTCTGGACGAACTGTGGAGCCGGTCCCAGGGCAAGGGTGCCCGAGTGGCCGTCATCGACACGGGCGTGGACGTCAAGAACCCGCAGCTCACTCACGCTGTGGACGTGAAGGCGGGACGCAACCTCCTGCCTAGGAACCTCAAGGACGACGACGGTGACCCGATCGAGCGGGGCGACGAGAACGGCACGACGGACACCGTCGGCCACGGCACCAAGGTCGCAGGCATCATCGCGGCCCGACCCCTCGACGGCACCGGCTTCGTGGGCCTCGCCCCCGAGGCGACGATCATCCCCGTCCAGCAGAACGACGCCGAGGGCCACGGCACCACCGAGACCCTGGCCGCCGCGATCCAGTACGCCATCGATGCCAAGGCCGACGTCGTCAATATCTCCCAGGACACGTCGAACGCGGTCAAGCCCACCTCCGACCTGGAGCGGGTGATCGACACGGCACTGGACGCCGGGATCGTGGTCGTGGCCTCGGCCGGAAACGACGGCCTCGGCGGCAACGTCAAGGAGACGTATCCCGCCTCCTACGACGGTGTCCTGGCGGTGGCCGCCTCCGACCGCAACAACGAACGCGCCTCCTTCTCCCAGTCCGGTGACTTCGTGGGCGTGGCGGCCCCCGGCGTCGACATGATCTCCACGGTTCCCCAGGGCGGCCACTGCTCCGACAACGGGACGAGCTTCGCGGCGCCGTACGTGGCGGGTGTGGCCGCGCTGCTCAAGGCGAGGCACCCGGACTGGACCGCACGCGAGATCGTCGCCCAGATCGAACAGACCGCGGAACGCACGATCGCTGGCCACGACCGACTGGTCGGCTGGGGCGTCGTCGACCCGGTCCGGGCCCTGACCGAGGACGACCGTCCCATCGAGTCCCCGAGCCCCGAGGACGGCCTGGGCAAGGCAGAGGCCCCGTCCGCCGCGAGGTTCCAGATCGGCGAGACCCCTGACGAACGCAACACGCGCCTCGCCACCTACGTGGTTGTGGCAGCGGCGGTCCTGGCCGCGGGCCTGGGCGGCACAGCGGTCGCGATCCGGGACGCGCGGCGTCGGGCGCGGAGGGTCGCGGGGGCGGAGTAG
- a CDS encoding WXG100 family type VII secretion target, with the protein MGVPGAGSGPGGGPDLRASATDLTKLAGDLDDMQVHLDKQVQRMDAIVDGVEAGWRGPAASAYRDFHRAAAEDAVRIREVMKLLEEAVRLSRDGFSRDDLEVLARMRRIQVDVDSEVDRLSTPNTEAPASAPRSSLDSF; encoded by the coding sequence ATGGGCGTGCCCGGAGCAGGCTCAGGGCCGGGAGGCGGCCCCGATCTACGGGCGTCCGCGACGGACCTCACCAAACTCGCCGGCGACCTCGACGACATGCAGGTTCACCTGGACAAGCAGGTGCAGCGCATGGACGCGATCGTCGACGGCGTCGAGGCGGGCTGGCGCGGCCCTGCGGCGTCGGCCTACCGCGACTTCCACCGGGCGGCGGCCGAGGACGCCGTACGCATCCGTGAAGTGATGAAACTGCTGGAGGAGGCGGTACGGCTGAGCCGCGACGGCTTCTCCCGGGACGACCTCGAGGTGCTCGCCCGGATGCGGCGGATCCAGGTGGACGTCGACAGCGAGGTCGACCGACTGTCGACGCCGAACACCGAGGCGCCGGCGTCGGCGCCGCGTAGCAGCCTCGACTCGTTCTGA
- a CDS encoding WXG100 family type VII secretion target: MSNGAAPDDHITVSFATLHELAVDLEDILKKLNEKLDGLYERVVPVVEAWEGETREVFVDKLDEWDRSAQDLQAAQKWLHAYVTTGHTNYAAAHLAVLRGWGAH; the protein is encoded by the coding sequence ATGTCGAACGGCGCCGCACCCGACGACCACATAACCGTCTCCTTCGCCACGCTCCACGAGCTGGCCGTCGACCTGGAGGACATCCTCAAGAAGCTCAACGAGAAGCTGGACGGCCTCTACGAACGCGTCGTCCCGGTCGTCGAGGCCTGGGAGGGCGAGACGCGCGAGGTGTTCGTCGACAAGCTCGACGAGTGGGACCGCTCGGCGCAGGACCTTCAGGCCGCCCAGAAGTGGCTGCACGCGTACGTGACCACCGGCCACACCAACTACGCGGCGGCGCACCTGGCAGTGCTGCGGGGCTGGGGAGCGCACTGA
- a CDS encoding RNase A-like domain-containing protein, with amino-acid sequence MGTPTPSSSGTIDVKPSHLHYVAGGFAGQQTPFDKAAKDLLTELNKYPDAGGFGTAAEDLAKAYVEVGTLYLTAWARSVESIGGAGVGFATTANNYAKAEAANDASGKTKPQTQPPPQVIDKAPDYGSVPDLKWGDDDGGDDFIRSLLECIPDVVWHIIRPLLEHAFRWGKVAEVYPYPQQHYLNSLSQAWADMTISLSMAEGTLTGLVSGITQQSNSEWYDAMRQFCSSLWGTSAWGKNPPNRPYKWKHDSASSPTATHPVMSVLFDSAKKISDLLREFAEAAVELNGKVWDIYFEAVKQAVGNIDLSDGLDMDDVKEGAKTVGRVMKGLFSAGAELGAEITLNIDTAALNAVVEHYNRRVNALTPQFRALKADLDEAELSAPRYAAEEARAEAFGARALNEFRKEHQWTNPEDAKNGVYKIDLAGSEWLDGGHTLDKHVGKTPEQLAQRLRDQSDGPTLSWPHNKPKIAGASSFKDIESAQRFTQYNIDTHSPQIKAWLEGPPPPSDGDVLKFVGAGPNGEVTGTSVTKQPYDQHDPMTGYKDGGMNAKPTDVKNIDTRVKYDSNLKPPFVVITSMPAR; translated from the coding sequence ATGGGAACGCCGACCCCTTCCTCCAGCGGCACCATCGATGTGAAGCCGTCCCACCTGCACTATGTGGCAGGCGGCTTCGCCGGGCAACAGACACCCTTCGACAAAGCCGCCAAGGACCTGCTCACCGAGCTCAACAAATACCCGGACGCCGGAGGCTTCGGAACTGCCGCCGAGGACCTGGCGAAGGCGTACGTCGAGGTCGGCACGCTTTACCTCACGGCGTGGGCCAGATCCGTGGAGAGCATCGGCGGCGCCGGTGTCGGCTTCGCCACAACCGCCAACAACTACGCGAAGGCCGAGGCGGCGAACGACGCGTCCGGCAAGACCAAACCCCAGACGCAGCCGCCGCCCCAGGTCATCGATAAGGCCCCGGACTACGGTTCCGTGCCCGATCTCAAATGGGGTGACGACGACGGCGGCGACGATTTCATCCGCTCACTTCTGGAATGCATTCCCGATGTCGTCTGGCACATCATCCGGCCCCTCCTGGAGCACGCGTTCCGCTGGGGCAAGGTGGCGGAGGTCTACCCCTATCCGCAGCAGCACTACCTGAACTCCCTCTCCCAGGCCTGGGCGGACATGACCATCTCGCTCTCCATGGCGGAGGGCACACTGACCGGCCTGGTGAGCGGTATCACGCAGCAGAGCAACAGCGAGTGGTACGACGCCATGCGCCAGTTCTGCAGCTCCCTGTGGGGAACCAGCGCATGGGGGAAGAATCCTCCGAACCGTCCCTACAAGTGGAAGCACGACAGCGCTTCCAGCCCTACCGCCACGCATCCGGTCATGTCGGTCCTCTTCGACAGCGCGAAGAAGATCAGTGATCTGCTGCGCGAGTTCGCCGAGGCAGCGGTCGAACTGAACGGCAAGGTCTGGGACATCTACTTCGAAGCGGTGAAGCAGGCCGTCGGTAACATCGACCTCAGTGACGGCCTCGACATGGACGACGTCAAGGAGGGAGCCAAGACGGTCGGCCGGGTCATGAAGGGACTCTTCTCAGCGGGCGCGGAACTCGGTGCCGAGATCACGCTCAACATCGACACCGCGGCGCTGAACGCGGTGGTGGAGCACTACAACAGGCGGGTCAACGCCCTGACGCCCCAATTCCGCGCCCTCAAGGCGGACCTGGATGAAGCAGAGCTCAGTGCGCCCCGGTATGCCGCCGAGGAGGCCCGGGCCGAGGCATTCGGTGCACGTGCGCTCAACGAATTCAGGAAAGAGCACCAGTGGACGAATCCGGAGGACGCCAAGAACGGCGTCTACAAGATCGACCTGGCGGGCAGTGAATGGCTCGACGGCGGACACACTCTCGACAAGCATGTCGGGAAAACCCCTGAGCAGTTGGCCCAGCGTCTGCGTGACCAATCGGACGGTCCGACGCTGTCGTGGCCGCACAACAAGCCCAAGATCGCTGGCGCCTCCAGCTTCAAGGACATCGAGAGCGCCCAGCGGTTCACGCAGTACAACATCGACACGCATTCGCCTCAGATCAAGGCGTGGTTGGAGGGTCCGCCTCCGCCCTCGGACGGAGACGTCCTGAAGTTCGTCGGCGCGGGGCCCAACGGAGAGGTCACGGGCACGAGCGTGACGAAGCAGCCCTACGACCAGCACGACCCCATGACCGGGTACAAGGACGGCGGAATGAATGCGAAGCCGACCGACGTGAAGAACATCGATACACGTGTGAAGTACGATTCCAACCTCAAACCTCCCTTCGTCGTCATCACTTCCATGCCTGCGCGCTGA
- a CDS encoding RNase A-like domain-containing protein, with protein sequence MRTRSSTYPDRETAQWATQQVVTANEQLIHRWLAESTRGRLTIEAFWPSRPEAVGRVLLQAMMLAGREPVDVRAARVILKREASRPHGFAVHATFPVYL encoded by the coding sequence GTGCGTACCCGAAGTTCCACGTACCCCGACCGCGAAACCGCCCAATGGGCCACCCAGCAGGTCGTCACCGCCAACGAACAGCTCATCCATCGCTGGCTGGCCGAGTCCACACGCGGCCGTCTGACCATTGAGGCGTTCTGGCCGTCGCGCCCCGAGGCGGTGGGCAGGGTGCTGCTGCAGGCGATGATGCTGGCCGGCCGGGAGCCCGTTGACGTGCGCGCGGCCCGGGTGATCCTCAAGCGGGAGGCAAGCCGCCCACACGGCTTCGCCGTTCACGCCACCTTCCCCGTTTACCTGTAG
- a CDS encoding contact-dependent growth inhibition system immunity protein: MPLSPLEHDRRYGELDQVIRAYAGQSADDTPDEPSHALTAYLRQTWHTRPWALAVAERQLREYADSPPGRLRLRLGEFYAIPDVGLPEGEIQQWLYCLAGHLKHSIEHGEVPPPAAPATHWEWHARFPELGQFLGGWFSQDMPDEFDDHDAAVDDYRTTTDPHLVARLVGELHELLALDLDESDYALAVAELGMEVDPPAPYSPSGWLSLAAGRLSAPRAEYGPGAQADAP; encoded by the coding sequence GTGCCCCTGAGCCCCCTCGAACACGACCGCCGCTACGGCGAGTTGGACCAGGTGATCCGTGCCTACGCCGGCCAGTCGGCGGACGACACCCCCGACGAGCCGAGCCATGCCCTGACGGCCTACCTGCGCCAGACCTGGCACACCCGCCCCTGGGCCCTCGCCGTAGCCGAGCGGCAACTGCGGGAGTACGCCGACAGCCCGCCGGGCCGCCTCCGCCTCCGACTGGGCGAGTTCTACGCGATCCCGGACGTCGGCCTGCCCGAGGGTGAGATCCAGCAGTGGCTGTACTGCCTGGCCGGCCACCTCAAGCACAGCATCGAACACGGCGAGGTTCCGCCTCCGGCCGCCCCCGCCACCCACTGGGAATGGCACGCCCGCTTCCCGGAGCTGGGCCAGTTCCTCGGCGGCTGGTTCTCCCAGGACATGCCGGACGAGTTCGACGACCACGACGCGGCCGTCGACGACTACCGCACCACCACCGACCCGCACCTCGTGGCGCGCCTCGTCGGCGAACTGCACGAACTGCTCGCCCTCGACCTGGACGAGTCCGACTACGCCTTGGCCGTCGCCGAGTTGGGCATGGAGGTCGACCCGCCGGCCCCGTACTCACCCAGCGGCTGGCTCTCGCTCGCCGCAGGCCGACTGAGCGCTCCGCGCGCCGAGTACGGGCCCGGCGCGCAGGCGGACGCGCCCTGA
- a CDS encoding SAV_915 family protein, with protein MFVPAHPRYADVTDADGRPTRVPFIAYELFEHPTAGTGTGTRTETGAGTVAFAFTTCDRLVAALGEAQPWVATSIGPLAEAVGEYDGTVLLDPRVAPGRHNWEPDDLAAYARETR; from the coding sequence GTGTTCGTACCGGCCCATCCCCGGTACGCCGACGTCACGGACGCGGACGGCCGCCCGACCCGCGTGCCCTTCATCGCGTACGAACTCTTCGAGCACCCGACGGCTGGAACCGGGACCGGAACCCGGACCGAAACCGGGGCCGGGACAGTGGCCTTCGCCTTCACCACGTGCGACCGGCTCGTGGCCGCGCTCGGCGAGGCCCAGCCCTGGGTCGCCACCTCGATCGGCCCCCTGGCCGAGGCCGTCGGCGAGTACGACGGCACGGTCCTCCTCGACCCTCGGGTGGCCCCTGGCCGGCACAACTGGGAGCCGGACGACCTGGCCGCCTACGCGCGGGAGACGCGCTGA
- a CDS encoding DUF6317 family protein, which produces MPPDFKAVLGDLTAMSKTFHDEAVNYRKLHADVAPPLVGGGDAGLDHALKEVADLIVALHIGFADRLDDHGDKVTYARDSFQRRDIDVHGLFDDLMAGDG; this is translated from the coding sequence ATGCCGCCCGACTTCAAGGCCGTCCTCGGTGACCTCACCGCGATGTCCAAGACCTTCCACGACGAGGCCGTCAACTACCGCAAGCTGCACGCCGACGTCGCCCCGCCCCTCGTCGGCGGCGGCGACGCCGGCCTCGACCACGCCCTCAAGGAGGTCGCCGACCTCATCGTCGCCCTGCACATCGGCTTCGCCGACCGGCTGGACGACCACGGCGACAAGGTGACGTACGCCCGCGACTCCTTCCAACGGCGCGACATCGACGTACACGGACTCTTCGACGACCTGATGGCGGGTGACGGCTGA
- a CDS encoding WXG100 family type VII secretion target: MADSWVGGDIGGLRTMAETYKNAKDKLDDVITPVSRAVEALVGDAAWKGEAAETFRATWSEDALTAGAFANLVHDAGDILSDLADALTTCETALQNAEHVATRKGVPMGASGVPQTIVTANPPSAEDQKTISAMGEYDKARQEVLHTAQHARLVAADKLRGLYAQVTAPASTGDKVTIADYLRGLYAYDAEDARAGGANARTKIDDAKAEERAAKKELRAERKAFQKAGRALPDDLPAKGAYADAVMKVDSLEEAMARADHGSTALPYDRALNVKLTDAADALRAGKSLEKMPDFLKEVPVLDVAAAGACGILEASDDHDKGWSWQKSVAVDGGANVAGLVAGTAITAGVVAALPFEVPAAAVAVGGGLVVIGATGIIDHSLHEHWSEDIHDHGVVGGVLHGTGDVLSDTGHDFVRLGKDVWHGVTSIF, encoded by the coding sequence ATGGCCGACAGTTGGGTCGGCGGCGACATCGGCGGACTGCGCACGATGGCCGAGACGTACAAGAACGCCAAGGACAAGCTCGACGACGTCATCACCCCGGTCAGCCGCGCCGTCGAGGCGCTGGTCGGCGACGCGGCCTGGAAGGGCGAGGCGGCCGAGACCTTCCGCGCGACCTGGAGCGAGGACGCGCTGACGGCGGGCGCCTTCGCCAACCTCGTGCACGACGCGGGGGACATCCTCTCCGACCTCGCCGACGCGCTCACCACCTGCGAGACGGCCCTGCAGAACGCCGAACACGTGGCGACCCGCAAGGGCGTGCCGATGGGCGCGTCGGGCGTGCCCCAGACGATCGTCACCGCGAACCCGCCGAGCGCGGAGGACCAGAAGACGATTTCCGCGATGGGTGAGTACGACAAGGCGCGCCAGGAGGTGCTGCACACGGCGCAGCACGCCAGGCTGGTGGCGGCGGACAAACTGCGGGGGCTCTACGCGCAGGTGACGGCGCCTGCATCCACCGGCGACAAGGTCACCATTGCCGACTACCTGCGCGGGCTGTACGCCTACGACGCCGAGGACGCCCGGGCCGGCGGAGCGAACGCCCGCACCAAGATCGACGACGCGAAGGCCGAGGAGCGGGCCGCCAAGAAGGAACTCCGCGCGGAGCGCAAGGCGTTCCAGAAAGCGGGCCGCGCACTGCCCGACGACCTTCCGGCCAAGGGCGCGTACGCCGACGCGGTCATGAAGGTGGACTCGCTCGAAGAGGCCATGGCCCGCGCCGACCACGGAAGCACCGCACTGCCGTACGACCGGGCTCTCAACGTCAAGCTGACCGACGCGGCGGACGCGCTCCGCGCAGGCAAGAGCCTGGAGAAGATGCCGGACTTCCTCAAGGAGGTCCCGGTCCTGGACGTCGCGGCGGCCGGCGCCTGCGGGATACTCGAAGCCTCCGACGACCACGACAAGGGCTGGTCGTGGCAGAAGTCGGTTGCCGTCGACGGTGGCGCGAACGTCGCCGGTCTGGTGGCCGGTACGGCCATCACGGCGGGCGTCGTAGCCGCCCTGCCCTTTGAGGTGCCCGCCGCCGCCGTGGCCGTGGGCGGCGGACTGGTGGTGATCGGTGCCACCGGCATCATCGACCACTCCCTCCACGAGCACTGGAGTGAGGACATCCACGACCACGGCGTGGTCGGCGGTGTGCTGCACGGCACCGGCGACGTCCTGTCGGACACAGGGCACGACTTCGTACGACTGGGGAAGGACGTTTGGCATGGCGTCACGAGCATCTTCTGA
- a CDS encoding S8 family serine peptidase yields the protein MKADEMWKVSTGKGVKVAVVDTGVNPDTSSLKGQVLVDEVPKAVGYKATEDYLGHGTSMAEIIAGTGTGGGLKGLAPGAKIVPYRIALKGLKSEAEEKKAPLAAAVIRAVADSDAKIINLSFGIDVNEPVMEAAIKYAQSKGKLMIAGTGNDAEQKNFIGYPAAYPYVVGVAAADKSGKVGKFSEHGNYVDLAAPGLDMPTWCDATFRSYCDGVGTSMATAIASASAALIWSAHPNWTANQVLASLIDTAGRDWAKDDPSTYLGYGLIRPRMVLEKSDFNPGPANTDPLAKENATGVTDEAGNSPSASASASSQPSKGTSDGQTSAAGSTSATSDNAVMWVVLGGAAAVLVLGGGAFAVIRSRRGV from the coding sequence ATGAAGGCTGACGAGATGTGGAAGGTGAGCACCGGCAAGGGCGTCAAGGTGGCCGTTGTCGATACAGGAGTCAACCCCGACACCTCTTCGCTGAAGGGGCAGGTGCTCGTCGATGAGGTGCCGAAAGCTGTGGGCTACAAGGCGACTGAGGACTACCTGGGCCACGGGACGAGTATGGCGGAAATCATCGCCGGCACTGGGACCGGTGGTGGTCTCAAGGGACTCGCTCCCGGAGCGAAGATCGTTCCTTATCGGATCGCCCTCAAGGGGCTGAAGAGCGAGGCCGAAGAGAAAAAGGCTCCTCTTGCAGCGGCAGTTATCAGAGCTGTCGCTGACAGCGACGCCAAAATCATTAACCTGTCCTTTGGTATTGACGTCAACGAACCTGTAATGGAGGCGGCGATCAAGTACGCCCAATCCAAGGGGAAGTTGATGATCGCCGGTACAGGCAATGATGCAGAACAGAAGAACTTCATCGGATACCCAGCCGCCTACCCCTATGTAGTCGGTGTTGCTGCCGCGGACAAGTCCGGAAAAGTCGGCAAGTTCTCGGAGCACGGCAACTATGTTGACCTGGCAGCCCCCGGTCTTGACATGCCGACCTGGTGTGACGCCACCTTCCGTTCGTACTGCGACGGCGTGGGAACGAGTATGGCGACTGCCATCGCCTCCGCCTCTGCCGCCCTGATCTGGTCCGCCCACCCCAACTGGACGGCAAACCAGGTCCTCGCCAGCCTGATCGACACCGCCGGACGCGACTGGGCGAAGGACGACCCGAGCACCTACCTCGGATACGGACTGATCCGCCCCCGTATGGTGCTGGAGAAAAGCGACTTCAACCCGGGACCGGCCAACACCGACCCGCTGGCCAAGGAAAACGCGACAGGCGTCACAGATGAGGCGGGCAACTCACCCTCCGCTTCCGCATCAGCCTCGTCGCAGCCCTCGAAGGGCACTTCAGACGGCCAGACTTCGGCGGCAGGATCAACCTCCGCCACCTCCGACAACGCAGTGATGTGGGTGGTGCTCGGAGGCGCAGCGGCTGTCCTGGTGCTCGGGGGCGGCGCCTTCGCGGTGATTCGCTCACGGCGAGGCGTTTGA
- a CDS encoding WXG100 family type VII secretion target has product MVDRKLNDGDVQKLQKEVIDRYDNIRGSLAKLQGTIDMIERAWTGQGANAFNAKQTEINGHMVGIGKMLDDFLEGIHMTKTDKQNLEDQITADMTKISVEDLGGKTSALNSY; this is encoded by the coding sequence ATGGTCGACCGCAAGCTCAACGACGGTGATGTACAGAAGCTCCAGAAGGAAGTCATCGATCGATACGACAACATCAGGGGCTCCCTCGCGAAACTGCAAGGCACGATCGACATGATCGAGAGGGCATGGACGGGCCAGGGTGCCAACGCGTTCAACGCCAAGCAGACTGAAATCAACGGTCACATGGTCGGGATCGGCAAGATGCTCGACGACTTCCTCGAGGGCATCCACATGACAAAGACCGACAAGCAGAACCTCGAAGACCAGATCACGGCGGACATGACCAAGATCTCGGTCGAGGATCTCGGTGGAAAGACTTCGGCGCTCAACAGCTACTGA
- a CDS encoding WXG100 family type VII secretion target — translation MSGAHYEELAVTYGTMDALATELGNQATKLEEDLEALRQAVLNVSAGWGGEAFQQFQSKSEEWNKHARGIHAALLQISHQVHGAGGDYRGGDLKGASYFM, via the coding sequence ATGTCCGGAGCCCATTACGAGGAACTCGCCGTCACCTACGGCACCATGGACGCGCTCGCCACCGAGCTCGGCAACCAGGCCACGAAGCTCGAGGAAGACCTCGAGGCGCTGAGGCAGGCCGTGCTCAACGTGTCCGCGGGCTGGGGCGGCGAGGCGTTCCAGCAGTTCCAGAGCAAGAGCGAAGAGTGGAACAAGCACGCCAGGGGCATCCACGCGGCACTGCTCCAGATCTCGCACCAGGTCCACGGCGCCGGCGGTGACTACCGGGGCGGCGACCTGAAGGGCGCCAGCTACTTCATGTAG